In Trichlorobacter lovleyi, the DNA window GAAAACCTGTACAACACGGTGGTTGCCTCACTGTTTCAGGCCTATCAACAGCAGGTCGTCTCCGCATTTACTACTGAAGGCGACATCCGCGAAACAATCGGCACGGTCTGCCACCGAATCGCCTCTTTCCACAGTTCAAATCCCTGCATGCTCATACTGTATTTCAGGGAACTCACCAACCCTTCACCGGCATACAAAACAATCATTCAACCCTGCATCAAAGAAGCCTCGGATAAATGTGTCGCCATGATCAACGCCGGCATCCGCGCCGGAGTAGTTTGTCCAACAACAAATCCCCGCCATGTCACACTGTCACTGGTGGGGATGGTCAATTACTTCTTCATGACCAGACAGATCATGCAGGACCTTGCGCTGGAACCAGCCAACAACGTTAGCGAATATATCGATTTTGTTATCAAAACAATTTTAAGCAAGATCATTGCAGATTAACCCGGTCTGTACTGACACCCTATACAAAGGAGAGGAGGCAAAAGCTGTACCGCAAACAGTTGAAACACTTACATGGAAAGGAGGTTCGCTAGATGGGGTACAAAAATGGAATACTCCGCATAATGTTGGGCGGGACACTGCTGCTTTCAGCAGCATCTGTTCAGGCTATTGAACTACATGGCCGGGCATCAAGCCAGTATCTGTGGTTCAACAGCATCTTTAATGGAAAGAAACAGGCAGATTTCGCACAGTTGCTAAATTTCTCCTTATCCGACATTGACCCTGACAAAAAACTAACGCTGCAGGGCTACGGCCGTATCAGCCAAGATGTAATGAATGGCAATGGTTTTGAAGGCCGTCTTTTTTATCTGTATGCAGATTATCGCGATCTGTTCAATAAAATCGATATCAGGGCCGGTCGCCAGTTTGTTAACTACGCTGCCGGCAGCGCCCTGGTTGACGGCGGCATGGTGGATCTTAAAAATGTCGGGCCAGTAGCATTTTCAGTAATGGGCGGCCGCAACGTGGTCTATGGAATTGACCGTGAACTGACCAGGGCAGGCGATACAGTGTTTGGTGGAGCAGCCACCCTGACCGGCTTTCCCGCTACAAACGCAGAGCTCAGTTACTTCTTAAAACAGGATAGTGACGGGGTTGCACGGGAAACTATCGGAGCGATGTTTAACCAGTATCTGTTTGGAGGTTTAAAACTCTATGGCAACACCAGATTTGATACTGCCAGTGAAACTTTTGAAGAGGTATTGGCAGGCGTCAAATACTTTGCCACGACAAACCTGGTGTTGACCGCAGAATGGTTCCAGAGCTACCCAACCTTTGACTACACCTCAATTTACTCGGTTTTTGCCGTGGACCGCTATCAAGAAGGGTCTTTCAGGGCAGATTACACCATCAATGACATGTTTGCCGTGCGCGGTGCCTACAAACGACAAGATTTTGGCGAGAATACGGCCGGCGACGTCTACGAGGTTGGACTAAAAATCCGCCCGTTTACCTCTTTGATGTTTGATCTGGCCTATGACCGCCGTCAAGGGTACGCAGGCAGCCTTGACGGTTTTACCTTTGATGTTCAGTACGACGTCAAGCCCAACCTTCAATTGGCAGGCGGAATGGCCTACGACGTCTATCAGAAGGACAGCATGACCGGAGATACCACCTCGCAAACCTACTGGTTGGGCACCCGCTACAAACTGAATAAGGCTATCTCGTTTGATGCACGAGTACAGGACAACGTTGATGTATGGAAATTCAAACATGACTGGTCAGGTCGAGTCGCCTTTAACTACGACTTCTAGAAAGGGGGGATTATTGTGAAAAAAGTTTTTTTCATCTGCGCATTACTCATCTATGGCCTGTTGATATTCAATCAGCAGCAGTCCAGTGCAGAGAAGATGTCGCATAAAGAGTACGCCAAGCTAGAGCTCAAAGACTGCAATGAATGTCACAAGGCTCAAGGCATCCCCCTGTCCCATGACAACGACTGGGCCGGAAAACACCACCAGAATACCGACTGGATGGGTGAGCACCGGGCAATAGCCGGCAAGGGTGGTGCAAACTGTGTTGAATGTCATACCCAGGCATTCTGCAGCGATTGCCATTTTGGCGGTGGCGCTGATGTTGAACTGCGTAAAAACAGTTTTCAACAAAACTATGTTCCCAAGAATCACCGCAGTGATTTCATCAGTATCCACCCGATCAAGGCCAAGGACAATCCCCAGACCTGTACCCGCTGCCACAATCAGAAGTACTGCAGCGACTGCCATGCCCGCTTCCCCAAGGGCTCTCTGCGGATCAAGTCTCACAACCCACTGGGGCAGAATGGACAAAAGTATTGGGCAATGGATCACAGCACTGAGGCCCGTAGAAACCTGATGTCATGCCAGACCTGTCATCCCAGCGGCGATGTCTGTATTCAATGCCACAGCAGCGGCAAGGTGCGACCGCACCCACGTAACTTCAAAGCAGGTAATTTTAGAGACAAGACCAATGGCAAGATGTGTCTTAAGTGCCACTTGCCAGGGACCTATTAACAACCCATCACAACAAGGAGGAAAAGAGTATGCAGATACGAAGATTAGCCATGACGCTGTTTTGTGCGCTTCCCATGGCAGCACTGATGTACGGCTGCGGCTCGTCCAGCAAAGAGGGATCAAGCTCTTTATCTGACGTAGCAACCGTTGGCGACACTGCCTGCATCCAGTGTCACAGCTCTCTTACAGAACCACTTACAGGGGAAAGCCTTATAACCCAGTATCAGCAAAGCTCACCGCACAATGCAAATGGTGTCGGCTGTGAGGCCTGCCATGGTGGTGGCACACAACACAATGGCGTTGGCCCAATACCTTATCCAATTCCAGATGCCAATCGCTGTGCAACCTGTCATAATGGCCTAATCGCCCAAGCTACCAATGCAAACACAGCCTTTGAAACATCGAATCATGTTGATGGGACTCCTTCCCACACCTCTGGCGTCTGCGTACGCTGCCACACCCATGAGGGCGCTGTACTCTCCAACAAGAGTGGCTTCACCGGTGACGGTACCGTGATTGATGGTGGTGTATACCTGCCTCCCGCATATACAGGGGCATACACCGGCATCAAGTGCGAAACCTGCCATGAGCATGGCGGCGGGCTGCGCAGTATTATTGCAAAAGACACCTTGGGCAGAGATGTTGCCTGGAACCCCAGCAAGACCAGTGGCGCAAAAAACAACCAGTTCAATCTCTGCACCAGTTGCCACACCATGTATGACTACACAGGCAACAAACTTTTGGCTGATGGTATCATCACTGTGAATGGCGCCCTCACCGGTACAGTTGGACACCATACTACTAGCTGGTACCGGATGATTGCTTCAACTCACTTTGACGACCCTTTAACCACAACAACAATTGAAGGCTACAACATCCGCAAAAACGGAGCCACCCCCTGTTTTGATTGCCACGGTCACGAAGCAAAAACTGGCACACGGTATGGAAATACGACAACTCCTTCAATTCACACCGACTGGGCACAGTCAGGTCACGCAGGGAAGTTGCTTGCCAACAAGTATGCCTCAAACGGCGGAAGCCCTACTGTCGCATCCGTATTTTCTGCTGGCGCAATTGAAGCAACCGGTGCTGCCTGGGTTCATTACGACTGGGATGCAACCACAACGGTTACCGCAGGTGTCGCAACACCTAACCGTGGTGCCTGCCAAAAATGTCACACCGCAACCGGTATTTCAAACATGCTTAATAACCCTGATACCTATGACAATACCGGTGCAGGTAATGACTTCACACATCTCTCAGGCTGGAAAAAGGCCACCGCAACTGCTTCAACCGTTTCATCAGGCCAGAATGAAGTATTGTACTGCTGGGGCTGCCACAGCAACGCCGGCAAAGGCACCCTGCGCAACACCACCAAAGCTGTGCTTGATTTCACCTATCAATCACAACCTATCGTCATTACCAATGCTGGCAAATCAACCGCCTGCGTAACTTGCCACGGCGGTCGAGGTAACGTTGAAAGCCCACGCAGCACCAGATTCCAGGGGCACCACGCTCCGACTGCTGGCTTCATGTACAATGAGAAGACTCATATGGGTTATGAGTATGCTGGCAAGGATTACTCCAACGCCACGACCCACTTCCAGCATGACACCATCGGTGCAAATGCAGATGGTCCGTGCGCAAGCTGCCATATGGGCAACAAGAGCCATACTTTTGCAGCTGTTACTGAAACCGCTGGTACAATTACCGGCATTACCAACCAAACGCTGTGCAACACTTGCCACACCGTTGGCGGCCCCTATGAAATGACCGCCACCAAGCTTGAAGAAGAGAAGCTTGGCTACCAGCAGGCAAGCACCATTCTGAACAACTATGTTAACAACGTGTACACAAACCCGATCAACCACGCTGTAAGTACTGCCGCGGCCGATTCGGCACAGCCGTACTATTACCTGAACGTATCAAATGACGTGTACGGTGCTTTCCAAAACGCCAAGATCAGTGCTGACGAGCCAGGTGCTTATGTTCACAACCGCACCTATGTCAAGCGCCTGATCTTCGATTCCATCGACTTCATGGATAACGGTGTTCTTGATGGCACGATTACCCTTTCCTCGGCGATGATGACTGCCTATCCTGACGCAGTCGCCTGGTTACGTGCAAACGCTACAACCGGTGTAGCATCACGCCCGTAGGTACAAGGAACCAGTTCCCGGAGGCATCGCGCCTCCGGGAACAACTTAGTTACAACGTGGTGTACCGCAACGGTACTGCTTGGCCGCCCCCGTACGGGGGCGGCATTTTTTAGCAGCGGAGATTTACATGATAAAGCTCGCAATTGTTGTAGCAGTTAGTTCTATAAGCCTGATTGGTGCCCAAGAGCAGCCAAAACCTGAGAGTACTACTGCGCCACAAACCATAACCTTACCGGCTGGACACCCACCAATTAAAGCAGGACAAACTGTTCCAAAAGTTGATGCTCACGCTAACATGAAGGCGGCCACACTGCCCGACAACGTGCCAACCACTAAGGCGACCGTACTACAGACCATTGATGCTGATGTCTACACCTATATTGAAGCTAAAGCAGCCGACAACAAGACTATCTGGCTGGCACTACCAAAAGTTACTGTGTCAAAAGGCACCACAATTGAATATCCAACCAAGGCCTTTGCTGTCACGAACTTCACCAGCAAGACCTTAAAAAAGACCTTTGATAATATCCTCTTTGTTGAAGGCATTAGAATTGTTAACTAACAGTACCTTTTCATGACTCCGCTTCCTCTTGTACAGGAAGCGGAGCCTAATAAGGTAGTCATGAAAAATTCTGCCACCCCATACGCAATGCACCGCAGCTCACGCTTCCTGGCAATCTGTATTCTACTTTCTTTACTGGGACATGCCTTTGCGAGCGTCATCCTGGAACGATTCGGTACCTTTTATTTTGGTGCAGCCATAACGCAGCCAGCCGTGGTTATGGTTGATCTGACTTCCCCCAAACAGAAACCTTACAAAAAACAAATTGCTACAAATGTTTCACCGCTAAAGAAACCAGCCAAGCCAAGCCTTTCCTCAAACGTACCCGTTGCTCCAGCAGCGTCAATGCAGCCGCTTGTGCATGCCATAGCAAAACCAGAGGCTGATCATGCACCTGCCAAGCCTCAGCCAGCGATTCAGCCGAGCGCTGCACAGGCTCCTGCAGCAGCACCGCCACAGCCCGCCCTTGCCTCTCCTGAAGATATTTTTGTTAAAGGTGACAGTATTGTGGCGTTACTGCAGGAAAAACTGGTCTATCAGCTTAGCCTTTCTGGGGTACCGGTGGGCAGTGCTCAACTTGAGGCAAGCAACAACAATGGAGAGGTTCGGATTCAATCAACCATCCGCTCAAATAGTGTCGTTTCTCCCATCTATACCGTTAACGACAGTACCGACACCCGCCTGATCAAAGGCCGTTTCCTGCTGACTCGTATCAAACAACAGGAAGGATTGTTCAAGAGCGACACCGGCTTCACCATCATGTACCCAGACCGCAAGATCTTCTGGGTTGACCGGCTCA includes these proteins:
- a CDS encoding DUF3108 domain-containing protein; the encoded protein is MQPLVHAIAKPEADHAPAKPQPAIQPSAAQAPAAAPPQPALASPEDIFVKGDSIVALLQEKLVYQLSLSGVPVGSAQLEASNNNGEVRIQSTIRSNSVVSPIYTVNDSTDTRLIKGRFLLTRIKQQEGLFKSDTGFTIMYPDRKIFWVDRLKKRYSNEPLESLDTLDFVSGFYFLRQRTLKIGDKFSLKLYDGDTTTTAPVIVLRREKLSLPGMRSADTLVIQPAFAESGFFRNNRDLLVWFTNDENRVPVRFEATTPIGRVVAELVSSERIMQPVSHSEK
- a CDS encoding TetR/AcrR family transcriptional regulator, yielding MTRIPSTTGNPKHRQASDKDTASTAERIITATQVLLSSRCLHAISIRDIASAANVNSALISYHFKNKENLYNTVVASLFQAYQQQVVSAFTTEGDIRETIGTVCHRIASFHSSNPCMLILYFRELTNPSPAYKTIIQPCIKEASDKCVAMINAGIRAGVVCPTTNPRHVTLSLVGMVNYFFMTRQIMQDLALEPANNVSEYIDFVIKTILSKIIAD
- a CDS encoding C-type polyheme cytochrome OmcB; the protein is MQIRRLAMTLFCALPMAALMYGCGSSSKEGSSSLSDVATVGDTACIQCHSSLTEPLTGESLITQYQQSSPHNANGVGCEACHGGGTQHNGVGPIPYPIPDANRCATCHNGLIAQATNANTAFETSNHVDGTPSHTSGVCVRCHTHEGAVLSNKSGFTGDGTVIDGGVYLPPAYTGAYTGIKCETCHEHGGGLRSIIAKDTLGRDVAWNPSKTSGAKNNQFNLCTSCHTMYDYTGNKLLADGIITVNGALTGTVGHHTTSWYRMIASTHFDDPLTTTTIEGYNIRKNGATPCFDCHGHEAKTGTRYGNTTTPSIHTDWAQSGHAGKLLANKYASNGGSPTVASVFSAGAIEATGAAWVHYDWDATTTVTAGVATPNRGACQKCHTATGISNMLNNPDTYDNTGAGNDFTHLSGWKKATATASTVSSGQNEVLYCWGCHSNAGKGTLRNTTKAVLDFTYQSQPIVITNAGKSTACVTCHGGRGNVESPRSTRFQGHHAPTAGFMYNEKTHMGYEYAGKDYSNATTHFQHDTIGANADGPCASCHMGNKSHTFAAVTETAGTITGITNQTLCNTCHTVGGPYEMTATKLEEEKLGYQQASTILNNYVNNVYTNPINHAVSTAAADSAQPYYYLNVSNDVYGAFQNAKISADEPGAYVHNRTYVKRLIFDSIDFMDNGVLDGTITLSSAMMTAYPDAVAWLRANATTGVASRP
- a CDS encoding cytochrome C; this translates as MKKVFFICALLIYGLLIFNQQQSSAEKMSHKEYAKLELKDCNECHKAQGIPLSHDNDWAGKHHQNTDWMGEHRAIAGKGGANCVECHTQAFCSDCHFGGGADVELRKNSFQQNYVPKNHRSDFISIHPIKAKDNPQTCTRCHNQKYCSDCHARFPKGSLRIKSHNPLGQNGQKYWAMDHSTEARRNLMSCQTCHPSGDVCIQCHSSGKVRPHPRNFKAGNFRDKTNGKMCLKCHLPGTY